In one window of Methanoregula sp. DNA:
- a CDS encoding YunC family protein: MQQVDVQLTRKVADGYIIPLGPANLVAIKTDVGMIGCGAFDVAALDSFSYPAAKIRPSIGPSIVDTEDLLKGIVKEANRSAMGRGIKNGMTGRAALELL, encoded by the coding sequence ATGCAGCAGGTAGACGTTCAACTGACCAGAAAAGTGGCTGACGGGTATATTATTCCCCTCGGCCCGGCGAACCTCGTCGCAATCAAGACGGATGTGGGAATGATCGGATGCGGTGCATTCGATGTCGCAGCGCTTGACTCGTTCAGTTACCCGGCAGCAAAAATCAGACCATCGATCGGTCCGTCGATTGTCGATACGGAAGATCTCTTAAAAGGGATCGTCAAGGAAGCAAACCGCTCTGCCATGGGGCGCGGGATCAAGAATGGCATGACCGGCCGTGCTGCGCTGGAACTGCTCTGA
- the cofH gene encoding 5-amino-6-(D-ribitylamino)uracil--L-tyrosine 4-hydroxyphenyl transferase CofH produces MLDGHRLTVTEAELLLNARGSDVLAITAAADEMRERRVGDTVTYVRNQNLHVTNICKNLCGFCGFGRKATDEGAYCHDKAGIQAQAKLAYERKVTEICLLSGVHPGFTLDTFANLIHWVHEAAPGVHVHAFSPDEVAHAAHRGSCTTPEVLARLKEEGLGTIQGTAAEILVDSVREVICPRKVPTADWIRIIKEAHGIGLRSTATIMYGSYETSRDQIEHLAILRGIQDETHVFTELVTLPFVHTNTPLYQQGIARAGPTGREDLLMIAVSRLFLDNFNNIQVAWGKVGLKMTQLALLSGANDLAGTMFTDDVTGNAGASGSDYLDPKDMERIVADIGRKLRQRTTLYELV; encoded by the coding sequence GTGCTGGATGGTCACCGCCTCACCGTGACGGAAGCAGAACTCCTCCTGAATGCCCGGGGTTCTGATGTCCTTGCGATCACTGCGGCCGCTGATGAGATGCGGGAACGCCGAGTCGGGGACACTGTAACCTACGTGCGGAACCAGAACCTGCATGTGACCAACATCTGCAAGAACCTCTGCGGGTTCTGCGGTTTTGGCCGGAAAGCAACCGACGAGGGGGCATACTGCCATGACAAGGCAGGGATCCAGGCACAGGCGAAGCTCGCGTACGAACGGAAGGTGACCGAGATCTGCCTGTTATCGGGTGTTCACCCCGGTTTCACGCTGGATACCTTCGCTAACCTGATCCACTGGGTGCACGAGGCGGCTCCCGGTGTCCACGTCCACGCGTTCAGCCCGGACGAGGTTGCCCATGCGGCACACCGGGGAAGTTGCACTACGCCGGAAGTTCTTGCCCGGCTTAAAGAAGAGGGACTCGGCACCATCCAGGGAACTGCGGCTGAGATTCTCGTTGATTCCGTGCGGGAAGTGATCTGCCCCCGCAAAGTCCCCACAGCTGACTGGATCCGGATCATCAAAGAGGCGCACGGAATTGGCCTGCGCTCAACGGCAACGATCATGTACGGGTCGTACGAAACATCCCGGGACCAGATCGAGCATCTTGCCATCCTGCGGGGCATACAGGACGAGACGCACGTGTTTACCGAGCTTGTTACCCTGCCGTTCGTCCACACCAACACCCCTCTCTACCAGCAGGGGATTGCCCGGGCCGGGCCGACCGGGCGCGAAGATCTCCTTATGATCGCGGTATCCCGGCTCTTCCTTGATAATTTCAACAATATCCAGGTGGCATGGGGAAAGGTCGGACTCAAGATGACCCAGCTCGCCCTCTTGTCCGGTGCCAATGATCTCGCAGGCACCATGTTCACCGATGATGTGACCGGCAATGCCGGGGCATCGGGTTCTGACTATCTCGATCCAAAGGATATGGAGCGGATCGTTGCCGATATCGGGAGGAAGCTCCGCCAGCGGACAACGCTCTATGAACTCGTGTGA
- a CDS encoding S26 family signal peptidase, producing the protein MTDTDKPRDIRTAIHQFRTSDHWAVSLARDLLWVVAVVGGIALALFLICGTWPAVVTIESESMVPNMNVGDLVVVIQKDRFGDLQTWDDGKTSGYKKFNDYGDVIIYRPNGATDMWASIGLLPLSKAQHPIIHRAMTWTDNGQPVPSYLNIYRGKVTPTGYLPLTISGETANGYRILSTGAGTPEANFTPGAKDLVMQTPQGNYILPAASLIPDSGYVRDTDTTATHGGYITKGDNNNFSDQGYITIPGTGTVEPVKQEWVVGKALFTVPYVGLLPLHIGEVIIVVIVLMVLHELYLRRKEETPAKPKKSGKKQR; encoded by the coding sequence ATGACAGACACGGACAAACCACGGGATATCCGCACGGCCATTCACCAGTTCCGGACATCTGATCACTGGGCGGTCTCCCTTGCCCGCGATCTGCTCTGGGTTGTAGCGGTGGTTGGCGGAATCGCCCTTGCCCTCTTTTTGATCTGCGGTACCTGGCCGGCAGTAGTCACGATTGAATCCGAGAGCATGGTCCCCAACATGAATGTCGGGGATCTTGTCGTCGTCATCCAGAAAGACCGGTTTGGCGATCTCCAGACCTGGGACGACGGGAAAACGTCCGGGTACAAAAAATTTAACGATTACGGGGACGTGATCATTTACCGCCCGAACGGTGCCACCGACATGTGGGCATCGATAGGTCTCCTCCCGCTCTCAAAGGCGCAGCACCCGATCATCCACCGGGCAATGACATGGACGGACAACGGGCAGCCCGTCCCCTCGTATCTCAATATCTACCGCGGGAAGGTTACCCCAACCGGGTATCTTCCGCTCACGATCAGCGGGGAAACGGCGAACGGGTACCGGATTCTCTCGACCGGTGCAGGCACCCCAGAAGCCAATTTCACGCCCGGAGCAAAGGATCTCGTCATGCAGACCCCGCAGGGCAATTATATTCTGCCCGCAGCATCCCTTATCCCGGACTCCGGCTATGTAAGGGATACCGATACTACGGCAACGCATGGCGGATACATCACCAAGGGCGATAATAACAACTTCAGCGACCAGGGATACATCACGATTCCCGGAACGGGGACTGTTGAGCCCGTGAAACAGGAGTGGGTTGTCGGCAAAGCCCTCTTCACCGTACCCTATGTCGGGCTCCTCCCGCTCCATATCGGGGAGGTTATTATTGTTGTCATCGTCCTCATGGTGCTCCATGAACTCTACCTCCGCAGGAAGGAAGAAACGCCTGCAAAACCGAAAAAGAGCGGGAAGAAACAGCGGTGA
- a CDS encoding LysE family transporter translates to MYEVFPTFFLGLVIGLTGALAPGPTLVATINASIAGDWKIGPKVTVGHMIAESIIFLLIVLGFAAIALPYTTAIAVIGGIALIGFGILTFAGSRGASLNGPVTGTAGNPYAAGLITSAANPYFWIWWLTIGSAMVIATLSGGIVLAAVFMVGHWCADLGWLTLVSTGVSRGRAILSDTSYRRIMGACGIFLVLFGVYYLMKALPLFPAV, encoded by the coding sequence ATGTATGAAGTATTCCCGACATTTTTTCTCGGACTGGTAATCGGTCTTACGGGAGCTCTTGCTCCCGGGCCTACCCTGGTGGCCACGATCAATGCCTCGATTGCCGGTGACTGGAAGATCGGCCCGAAAGTGACTGTGGGCCATATGATCGCCGAGAGTATCATATTTCTCCTGATTGTCCTTGGGTTTGCCGCGATCGCCCTCCCGTATACAACTGCCATCGCGGTGATCGGCGGGATTGCCCTTATCGGATTTGGGATACTTACATTCGCAGGAAGCCGGGGCGCATCACTGAATGGCCCGGTAACCGGGACTGCTGGCAATCCCTATGCAGCCGGACTGATCACCAGTGCAGCAAATCCCTATTTCTGGATCTGGTGGCTTACGATCGGTAGTGCGATGGTAATCGCCACACTTTCGGGCGGGATTGTCCTGGCAGCAGTCTTTATGGTAGGACACTGGTGTGCGGATCTCGGGTGGTTGACGCTGGTATCCACCGGTGTGTCAAGGGGGAGAGCAATCCTGTCGGACACCTCATACCGCAGGATTATGGGGGCGTGTGGGATTTTTCTGGTGCTGTTCGGTGTATATTACCTCATGAAGGCACTCCCCCTCTTTCCTGCGGTATGA
- a CDS encoding DNA-directed DNA polymerase II small subunit: MLDVQQITLAFLDARLQVHPDVVRYILEQGEPDLIERIIAGVPDNAIVVSAQHIPGMTVTRDGTRFLTDPCVEVVSGSAGTSGPINGTGDYLHYFRDRYARLGGMIRSRCSTMPIEALTRSNRYRQEECTIIGMVTEVKTTTNGHRIAELEDTSANISVLFRKDRPVFSDAERIIHDEVIGVKGKLSSDGKLFFAELLYRPDIRIDNTPFRSEEPGKAVFISDVHVGSDTFLQESWDRFSDWLSDSDFSYLLIAGDLVDGIGIYPGQESELTIKNIYEQYEAFGAMMRKLPSRMKIIISPGNHDVVRGAEPQPVLPDAFIKKFPENCILVENPALVNLQGVRVLMYHGRSIDDMIGLIPGASYEQSGLMMQEMLQRRHLAPAYGRRTPIAAGKIDRMIIDPLPEILHTGHVHIKGITTYRGVLGINAGTWQSQTKFQKQMNVNPTPALAVVVDLQTLIPETFTFA; this comes from the coding sequence ATGCTCGATGTCCAGCAGATCACACTCGCTTTTTTAGATGCGCGGCTGCAGGTACATCCCGATGTAGTGCGGTATATCCTGGAGCAGGGTGAACCCGACCTGATCGAACGCATTATCGCAGGTGTACCCGATAATGCGATCGTTGTCTCGGCGCAGCACATTCCCGGTATGACCGTAACCCGTGACGGGACCCGGTTTCTCACCGATCCCTGCGTGGAAGTGGTCAGCGGCTCTGCCGGGACCTCCGGGCCCATAAACGGCACCGGGGATTACCTCCATTATTTCCGTGACCGTTATGCCCGGCTGGGGGGAATGATCCGGAGCCGGTGCAGCACCATGCCCATCGAAGCGCTGACACGTTCCAACCGGTACCGGCAGGAAGAATGTACCATCATCGGTATGGTAACAGAAGTCAAGACCACCACAAACGGGCACCGGATCGCTGAACTCGAGGATACCTCGGCAAACATATCCGTACTCTTCAGGAAGGATCGCCCGGTCTTTTCCGATGCCGAGCGGATTATCCACGACGAAGTAATAGGGGTGAAGGGCAAGCTCTCCAGCGACGGGAAACTCTTCTTTGCCGAGCTCCTCTACCGCCCGGACATCCGCATTGACAACACCCCGTTCCGGAGCGAAGAGCCGGGAAAAGCAGTCTTCATCTCCGATGTCCACGTGGGCAGCGACACCTTCCTGCAGGAGAGCTGGGACCGTTTTTCCGACTGGCTCTCGGATTCGGATTTCTCCTACCTGTTAATTGCCGGCGACCTCGTGGACGGGATCGGTATCTACCCGGGCCAGGAGAGCGAGCTGACGATAAAAAACATCTACGAGCAGTACGAGGCGTTCGGCGCCATGATGCGCAAGCTTCCCTCGCGGATGAAGATCATCATATCGCCGGGCAACCACGACGTTGTCCGTGGCGCAGAGCCGCAGCCGGTGTTACCGGATGCATTCATTAAAAAATTCCCGGAAAACTGTATCCTCGTAGAAAACCCGGCACTGGTCAACCTGCAGGGTGTGCGGGTCCTGATGTATCACGGGAGATCGATCGATGATATGATAGGGCTTATTCCCGGGGCGTCCTACGAGCAGAGCGGGCTCATGATGCAGGAAATGCTCCAGCGTCGCCACCTTGCACCGGCCTACGGGCGCAGGACCCCGATTGCGGCAGGAAAGATCGACCGGATGATCATCGATCCATTGCCCGAGATCCTGCATACCGGCCATGTCCATATCAAGGGAATTACAACTTACCGGGGCGTGCTTGGTATCAATGCCGGTACCTGGCAGTCCCAGACCAAGTTCCAGAAGCAGATGAACGTGAACCCGACTCCGGCACTGGCCGTTGTCGTCGATCTCCAGACACTGATTCCGGAGACATTTACCTTCGCGTGA
- a CDS encoding BMP family ABC transporter substrate-binding protein has translation MNRKYLLIGAVVATIAIFAISVAVYVIPHEPMHPVVYIVYGSEKGDLSYTDSAYRGLFTAQEAMVFSKKEFTSLNYTKFSGLLDNLRGPENPGLIITVGYIYADDTKRLAAEHPEIRFLAIDQTGIGSQNTQAYEITSFGESYLAGVLAASATKTHRVGIILGTQSDLLEGFRQGYIAGVHAVDPSMTIDQEYVRNNSFGGFSDPDRAEDLAGGMYRNGADVIYTVAGYSGLGTITEAKKAPGRFVIGVDSDQTHLGPGVVIASAVKRVDRVVYTGIGEYLDGTFTGGNTVAGLNEGVTGLVFNPKFAAYNATVSAWEGKAREEEARYLAARQ, from the coding sequence ATGAACCGGAAGTATCTCCTCATTGGAGCCGTAGTTGCGACAATAGCCATTTTTGCAATATCCGTGGCAGTGTACGTGATCCCGCATGAGCCCATGCACCCTGTCGTGTATATTGTATACGGTTCGGAGAAAGGTGACCTTTCCTATACCGACAGTGCCTACCGTGGCCTGTTTACCGCACAGGAAGCCATGGTGTTCTCCAAGAAGGAGTTTACATCGCTCAATTATACAAAATTCTCCGGGCTGCTTGACAATCTCCGCGGACCGGAAAATCCCGGCCTCATCATAACGGTCGGCTATATCTATGCGGATGATACGAAACGGCTTGCTGCAGAACACCCGGAAATCCGGTTCCTTGCCATTGACCAGACTGGTATCGGATCGCAAAATACACAAGCGTACGAGATTACCTCGTTCGGGGAGAGTTACCTTGCAGGTGTCCTTGCAGCATCGGCCACAAAAACCCACCGGGTCGGGATTATTCTTGGGACGCAGTCGGATCTGCTCGAGGGGTTCCGGCAGGGATACATTGCCGGGGTGCACGCAGTCGATCCATCAATGACCATAGATCAGGAATATGTCCGGAACAATTCTTTCGGTGGTTTTTCCGATCCGGACCGGGCAGAGGATCTTGCTGGCGGGATGTACCGCAACGGAGCTGATGTGATCTATACCGTAGCCGGCTACTCCGGTCTCGGCACAATCACTGAAGCGAAGAAAGCGCCGGGCCGGTTCGTCATTGGAGTGGATTCCGATCAGACCCACCTGGGCCCCGGAGTTGTCATTGCATCTGCAGTAAAGCGGGTGGACCGGGTGGTGTATACCGGTATTGGTGAATACCTGGACGGGACATTTACGGGCGGCAATACGGTTGCCGGGCTCAACGAGGGTGTGACAGGTCTTGTCTTCAACCCGAAGTTTGCTGCGTATAATGCAACTGTCAGCGCATGGGAAGGAAAGGCCCGGGAAGAGGAAGCCCGGTATCTGGCAGCACGGCAGTAA
- a CDS encoding ATP-binding protein, which translates to MNISSRFERRDLLWIAAILGTAAGALLANLTGLLFGISNVIPHLLYIPVVIAAYRYPRRGVIIAGCIGAIYLLLVIFIAGTSPTVLAEALVRTAVILAIGWLIATLTLRLREQELLYKALFDHSEGGSILIADIDGNRTIEEINWKAATLLRRNAADLKGTSVTSIWSGEEKQEFFNRLSREGAVYAIETEFSLPDDTSFIVLVSAATLPDKRAVLTFFDITNRVHAEHALKMANDKLSILSRFSADHLHRSVDQILDTVDEADTHCNDSGIRTYIERIRTLAWNVARQLFLTESYKDLGSLPTVWLSVQRTLETARLPSDDDTISIRCWTGRLEVYADPLFADVLTHLLENSLRHSGGRVKSIVVTYHETPKGLDLCFRDDGAGIPKEKKQQIFDYDAGGGAGIGLFICRQIVEVTGMTIQETGVEGEGARFVIHIPPGAYRIEGTSDDAPLLPVPSLPARHFAKHSTGAIVRELVASEFSLAEALWIDYHNTKGDIKTDRIFAAFDNGHVVSIARCKRHMDGFEVDGVFTPASQRGHGYANAAVWGLVEACGQDTLYMHSVWNLTKFYGNYGFVSIDEKELPPTIRERFAWAQGEMEGANVRPMRRDPIPA; encoded by the coding sequence ATGAATATCAGTTCCCGGTTTGAGAGACGCGATCTCCTCTGGATTGCTGCAATCCTTGGAACGGCTGCCGGGGCACTTCTCGCAAACCTTACGGGACTCCTTTTTGGGATCTCAAATGTCATCCCCCATCTCCTGTACATTCCGGTTGTGATCGCTGCATACCGGTACCCGCGCCGGGGGGTCATTATCGCCGGGTGCATCGGAGCGATCTACCTCCTCCTCGTAATCTTCATTGCCGGAACTTCGCCAACCGTTCTTGCCGAAGCACTGGTGCGCACCGCAGTCATTCTCGCGATCGGGTGGCTGATCGCAACCCTCACTCTTCGGCTCCGTGAACAGGAACTGCTCTACAAGGCCCTCTTTGACCATTCGGAAGGGGGCAGCATCCTGATTGCAGATATTGACGGCAACCGGACGATCGAGGAGATCAACTGGAAAGCTGCTACCCTTCTCCGCAGGAACGCTGCTGACCTGAAAGGTACTTCAGTAACGTCTATCTGGAGCGGCGAGGAAAAACAGGAGTTTTTCAACCGGCTCTCCCGCGAGGGGGCAGTATACGCGATTGAGACGGAATTCTCTCTTCCGGATGATACCTCATTTATCGTCCTCGTTTCTGCGGCCACACTACCTGACAAACGGGCCGTCCTTACCTTCTTCGATATAACCAACCGGGTCCATGCCGAGCATGCGTTGAAGATGGCAAACGACAAACTCAGCATCCTCTCACGCTTCTCGGCAGACCATCTCCACCGGTCGGTCGACCAGATCCTCGACACGGTAGATGAGGCAGATACTCACTGCAATGATTCCGGCATACGCACATATATCGAACGTATCCGGACGCTGGCATGGAACGTAGCCCGCCAGCTCTTCCTGACGGAGTCTTACAAGGATCTCGGGTCGCTTCCAACGGTCTGGCTGAGTGTGCAGCGGACGCTTGAAACCGCCCGCCTTCCCTCGGATGACGACACGATCTCGATCCGGTGCTGGACTGGACGCCTCGAGGTCTATGCAGATCCGCTCTTTGCCGATGTCCTGACCCATCTTTTGGAAAATTCACTGCGGCATAGCGGAGGCCGGGTAAAGAGCATCGTTGTCACGTATCATGAGACCCCCAAGGGGCTGGACCTCTGTTTCAGGGACGATGGTGCCGGGATCCCAAAAGAGAAGAAACAGCAGATATTCGACTATGATGCCGGGGGGGGCGCGGGGATCGGACTCTTCATCTGCCGCCAGATTGTTGAGGTGACCGGTATGACCATACAGGAGACCGGTGTCGAGGGGGAAGGGGCACGGTTCGTGATCCATATTCCGCCAGGTGCGTACCGGATCGAGGGCACCAGCGATGATGCCCCCTTACTGCCTGTACCGTCTCTTCCGGCACGGCACTTCGCGAAACACAGCACCGGTGCAATTGTGAGAGAACTGGTTGCTTCGGAGTTTTCCCTGGCAGAGGCACTCTGGATCGATTACCACAACACGAAGGGCGATATAAAAACAGACCGGATATTTGCGGCGTTTGATAACGGGCATGTGGTCTCGATCGCCCGGTGCAAACGACACATGGACGGGTTTGAAGTGGACGGCGTGTTCACCCCGGCCAGCCAGCGGGGTCACGGGTACGCGAATGCCGCTGTCTGGGGACTTGTTGAGGCATGCGGGCAGGATACCCTCTACATGCATTCGGTGTGGAATCTCACGAAGTTCTATGGCAATTACGGATTCGTCTCTATCGACGAGAAAGAGCTCCCGCCTACCATCCGGGAACGGTTTGCATGGGCACAGGGGGAGATGGAAGGAGCGAACGTCCGCCCGATGAGACGAGATCCAATTCCAGCCTGA
- a CDS encoding hydrogenase maturation protease — translation MNLIPDPILADCLRKRLEGACRIAIVGIGDELSPVDRLGMLAAREVEPLHLPGVRVFLAGTVPESITAPLRRFHPDHVLLFDAADMGARPGTIACIGPGTIEASSLSTHALPLSVVMEFIEQDSRARVTLVGIQPDMTGGLLLKEQDFFIVDFSGLLGILRDICEKKSE, via the coding sequence ATGAATCTTATCCCGGACCCGATACTGGCGGACTGTCTCCGGAAGCGGCTGGAGGGGGCCTGCCGTATCGCCATCGTGGGTATCGGTGATGAGCTCTCGCCTGTTGATCGGCTCGGGATGCTTGCCGCACGGGAGGTCGAACCGCTGCACCTGCCCGGTGTCAGGGTATTTCTGGCAGGGACCGTACCGGAGAGTATCACTGCCCCTCTGCGCAGATTTCACCCGGATCATGTCCTCCTCTTTGATGCTGCAGATATGGGGGCCCGGCCCGGGACCATTGCCTGTATCGGGCCCGGTACTATAGAGGCCAGCTCACTGTCGACCCACGCACTCCCCCTGTCGGTGGTAATGGAATTCATTGAACAGGATTCCCGGGCCCGGGTGACCCTTGTCGGCATCCAGCCGGATATGACTGGTGGACTATTGTTAAAGGAACAGGATTTTTTTATTGTGGATTTTTCCGGTCTTCTTGGAATCCTTCGCGACATCTGCGAAAAAAAGAGCGAATGA
- a CDS encoding 4Fe-4S binding protein translates to MSVLYEMVKNLLARPFTILYPREKVPIPAAFRGRVVINDDTCIGCSKCSLVCSVQCISMADSPKEIEFKGKKVQRKKKPRLNLFRCIRCGLCERHCPTGAIHLKNELSESGTDRETVVT, encoded by the coding sequence ATGAGCGTCCTTTATGAGATGGTGAAAAATCTCCTCGCACGACCCTTTACAATTCTTTATCCCCGTGAAAAAGTACCGATACCGGCTGCGTTCCGGGGGCGGGTTGTCATCAATGATGATACCTGCATCGGGTGCTCAAAGTGCTCTCTTGTCTGTTCGGTCCAGTGCATTTCCATGGCGGACAGCCCGAAAGAGATCGAGTTCAAGGGAAAAAAGGTTCAGCGTAAGAAAAAACCCCGACTGAACCTGTTCAGGTGCATCCGATGCGGTCTCTGCGAACGCCACTGCCCTACGGGAGCAATCCATCTGAAAAATGAACTCTCGGAATCGGGTACTGATCGGGAAACGGTAGTGACATGA
- a CDS encoding complex I subunit 1 family protein, producing MTDPLLTILYILVFPGFVFLLIYSLFIEFLDRRVTARMQNRVGPPFFQPCADVVKMLGKEVIDPDGVDRRIFDAAPLIALAAVMTAFLCIPVGGNSIIRFQGDLILVLYLLLIPTIVLFLLGWLSRNVFSAIGGIRAVTQLFIYEVPFFLVMLAPALMAGTWSVSEIAHWQQENAWFLLLQPIGFVVALVCLQAKLERTPFDIPEAETEIVAGPWTELTGRRLALMHLAKYASLVTGSALIAALYLGGPMTPWVILPVWLGWAAGFFLFLVKTLAILLVLSSIKVATGRIRIDQLNAIGWKYIAGAALVQVALVLVMNFWQVGI from the coding sequence ATGACCGATCCCCTCCTCACGATCCTATACATTCTTGTCTTCCCGGGGTTCGTCTTTCTCCTGATATACTCCCTGTTCATTGAGTTCCTGGACCGGAGGGTCACGGCCCGGATGCAGAACCGCGTCGGGCCACCGTTCTTCCAACCCTGTGCGGATGTGGTCAAGATGCTGGGTAAGGAAGTCATAGATCCCGATGGCGTTGACCGGAGGATCTTTGATGCGGCCCCGTTAATCGCCCTTGCAGCGGTCATGACTGCTTTTCTCTGCATACCCGTTGGAGGAAACAGCATTATCCGGTTCCAGGGAGACCTCATCCTCGTGCTCTATCTCCTCCTCATCCCGACCATTGTCCTCTTCCTGCTGGGCTGGCTGAGCCGGAACGTCTTCTCGGCCATCGGGGGGATCCGGGCGGTGACCCAGCTCTTCATCTACGAGGTCCCGTTCTTCCTCGTCATGCTCGCCCCCGCCCTGATGGCAGGGACGTGGTCGGTATCGGAGATCGCACACTGGCAGCAGGAGAATGCCTGGTTCCTCCTCCTCCAGCCTATAGGATTTGTGGTTGCGCTGGTCTGTCTCCAGGCCAAACTGGAGAGAACCCCCTTTGATATCCCGGAGGCCGAGACCGAGATTGTTGCAGGCCCCTGGACGGAACTGACCGGCAGGAGACTTGCTCTCATGCATCTCGCAAAGTATGCATCGCTTGTGACCGGCAGTGCCCTCATCGCGGCCCTCTATCTCGGTGGCCCGATGACCCCCTGGGTCATCCTGCCGGTATGGCTTGGATGGGCAGCCGGGTTTTTCCTGTTCCTGGTAAAGACCCTTGCCATTCTCCTGGTCCTCTCGTCAATCAAGGTAGCCACCGGCCGGATCCGTATCGATCAGCTCAACGCCATCGGCTGGAAATATATTGCCGGTGCCGCCCTCGTGCAAGTCGCTCTTGTGCTCGTCATGAATTTCTGGCAGGTGGGCATATGA
- a CDS encoding nickel-dependent hydrogenase large subunit, with protein MANVIVPIGPHHPALKEPVNFRIVADGERIVRLELDLSYNHRGIEKAAEQRDFIRVLPLLERVCGICSHSHSTVFVKGIEEIMELEIPPRARFIRTIIAELERMHSHLLWLGVAAHEVGFNTLFMWTWRDREAVQDTLEEMSGNRVHYGMNEVGGIRRDLTPSEVNAALARLPHLEERIREYAKMVNDQETLLIRFKGVGKLSRDEALAYGAVGPTARASGVDYDIRRDDPYLAYTEVPWNVVTDTSGDVYGRTRVRIGELQESIRIVRYCLENLPEGPVRVNAPKTAPMGEILSRYEAPRGELAHFIRTNGTDKVERVDIRTPTLANWTSVALCLVNQNLADIPVIVAAIDPCLSCTSRITVVNSKKRTTGIVTFDELRKQSHLRASMQERR; from the coding sequence ATGGCGAATGTCATTGTTCCGATAGGACCCCACCATCCCGCCTTGAAAGAACCCGTGAATTTCCGGATTGTTGCAGATGGTGAGAGGATTGTCCGTCTCGAGCTGGACCTGTCGTATAACCACCGGGGTATAGAAAAGGCAGCTGAGCAGCGTGATTTCATCAGGGTCCTCCCCCTGCTGGAACGGGTCTGTGGGATCTGCTCCCACTCCCACTCAACGGTCTTTGTCAAGGGGATCGAGGAGATCATGGAGCTGGAGATACCGCCACGGGCCCGGTTCATCCGCACCATCATCGCCGAGCTGGAGCGGATGCACAGCCATCTCCTGTGGCTGGGGGTTGCAGCGCACGAGGTGGGGTTCAACACGCTGTTCATGTGGACCTGGCGTGACCGCGAGGCGGTCCAGGACACCCTTGAAGAGATGAGCGGGAACCGGGTTCATTATGGCATGAATGAAGTTGGTGGCATACGCCGTGACCTGACCCCTTCTGAAGTGAATGCAGCCTTGGCACGCCTGCCCCATCTCGAGGAACGGATACGCGAGTATGCAAAGATGGTCAATGACCAGGAGACCCTGCTGATCCGCTTCAAAGGTGTCGGGAAGCTCTCAAGGGACGAAGCTCTTGCCTATGGTGCCGTCGGACCCACGGCACGTGCAAGCGGGGTGGACTATGATATCCGCAGGGACGATCCCTACCTTGCCTATACCGAGGTGCCCTGGAACGTTGTGACCGATACCAGCGGCGACGTGTATGGCCGGACGCGTGTCCGCATCGGGGAACTTCAGGAGAGTATCAGGATTGTCCGGTATTGTCTTGAGAACCTCCCGGAAGGCCCGGTCCGGGTCAATGCGCCCAAAACCGCTCCGATGGGGGAGATCCTCTCCCGCTACGAAGCACCGCGGGGAGAACTGGCGCATTTCATCCGGACCAACGGCACGGACAAGGTTGAACGCGTTGATATTCGCACGCCGACGCTTGCCAACTGGACCTCTGTTGCCCTGTGTCTTGTCAACCAGAATCTTGCCGACATACCCGTGATTGTTGCCGCAATCGATCCCTGCCTCTCGTGCACGTCAAGAATTACCGTAGTGAACTCCAAGAAAAGGACAACCGGCATTGTAACTTTCGACGAGCTGAGGAAACAAAGTCATCTCCGCGCCAGCATGCAGGAGCGCCGATGA